A window of Rhododendron vialii isolate Sample 1 chromosome 13a, ASM3025357v1 contains these coding sequences:
- the LOC131313046 gene encoding uncharacterized protein LOC131313046: MDCNITYANVHEWTFINDRQKGLIAVLNEEVPRAEHRHCAKHLLSNLQKRFKGVSVEDKFWACSKASHVPMFQDAMERMKEVSKEAYDWLSEESPRYWTRSHFNDTVKCDMVCNNLCEAFKNSILEAREKPIIEMLEWVRCYFSNRMLIRREWIQKFSNELLSNPYAKLEESLHESSAKKDKPERYIHHWCSKISYINAYQPLVNPTNGYKMWPKTEFSPVLPPTDRRKQGRPKKKRILGAKKYINPKYPHKLRKIGQNSIFWSKCGQHSHNRRTCTAPMAEESGDTSRATTIVATSVDVGVGRGGVQGRGERSGV; the protein is encoded by the exons ATGGATTGCAACATTACATATGCAAATGTGCATGAGTGGACATTCATCAATGATAGACAAAAG GGCCTAATTGCTGTACTTAATGAGGAGGTACCTAGAGCTGAGCATAGACACTGTGCTAAGCATTTGCTAAGTAATTTGCAGAAGAGGTTCAAAGGAGTGTCTGTGGAGGACAAGTTCTGGGCATGTTCTAAGGCAAGCCATGTACCTATGTTCCAAGATGCCATGGAAAGGATGAAAGAAGTAAGTAAAGAAGCTTATGATTGGTTGTCCGAAGAATCCCCAAGGTATTGGACTAGATCTCACTTCAATGATACTGTTAAGTGTGACATGGTGTGCAATAATCTATGTGAGGCATTTAAAAATTCTATTTTAGAGGCAAGAGAAAAGCCAATAATAGAAATGTTAGAGTGGGTAAGATGTTATTTCAGCAACAGAATGCTGATTCGAAGAGAGTGGATTCAGAAGTTCAGCAATGAGTTACTATCCAATCCCTATGCTAAGTTAGAGGAATCCCTACATGAGTCGTCA GCAAAGAAAGATAAACCAGAAAGGTATATCCATCATTGGTGCTCAAAGATAAGTTACATTAATGCATACCAACCACTTGTGAACCCTACCAATGGGTACAAAATGTGGCCAAAGACTGAATTTAGCCCTGTCCTACCACCAACTGATAGGAGAAAGCAAGGACggccaaaaaagaagagaattctTGGGGCAAAAAAGTACATCAACCCAAAATATCCACACAAGTTGAGGAAAATTGgacaaaattctattttttggaGTAAATGTGGTCAACATAGCCACAATAGAAGGACATGTACTGCACCTATGGCAGAGGAGAGTGGTGATACAAGTAGGGCTACCACTATTGTTGCCACCAGTGTTGATGTTGGAGTTGGTAGGGGAGGTGTGCAAGGTAGGGGTGAAAGGAGTGGTGTGTAG